DNA sequence from the Desulfobulbaceae bacterium genome:
TATTATCGTCGAGAGTGAAATTCCAGCCCTGATCAGTATTCTGAATAGATTAATTAATACCAGAATCGATGGGGTCATTGTTCAGGATTTAGGCATGTTCTATCTTCTGTCTGAATATTTCCCAGGGCTCACGATTCATGCCTCCACCCAGCTTACCACCCATAACGAAGGACAGATTAAGTTCTTGGCTAAACTCAATGCTGCCAGGGTTAATCTTTGCAGAGAGTTAAGCCTGAAAGAGATCAAAGCATTAACTCAAGTTGCACATGAAAACTCTATGTTGACGGAAGTATTTGTTCATGGGGCCAACTGTCTCTCTTTTTCCGGACTTTGTTACCTGAGCTCTGTGCATGGCGGCAACTCAGGTAATCGTGGCCGGTGCAGCCAACCGTGTCGAGATCAATATGAAACGACACCTGAAGGAAAAGATTTCCCCCTTAATCTTAAGGATAACTCCGCCTATTTTGACTTAAAAGAGCTCTCCGAGGCCGGGGTTGACTCTGTAAAGATTGAAGGAAGAATAAAGAAATTTCATTACGTGCATACCGTTGTTAATGCCTGGCGGAAACAACTTGACAGGCTTTATGCTAAAGAGGCACTCAGTGATGATAACAGCGATCTTCACAAGGTCTTTAATCGGGACTTTTCAAACGCTTTTTTGATGGGCGACATCAATAGGAGCATGTTTATTGATAACCCCCGGGATAATTCCGCACTCCATCGTGCCCAGGGTTTTGGCGGCTGCACAGCTGAAAATATCCAAAGAGCTAAACGAGAACTTTATGATCTGAAAACGGAAATTATAACAACTGTCAGAAAAAAAATTGCACAGGTAGATATCGGCAAAGCTCCATTAGCCTTGCTTGTTTCAGGGGAGTCAGGTTCACCTTTGCAGGTTGAGGTGATAACTCCTGATTGTTCGTTTATGGTGTTTTCGGCCTGCAATCTGGAAAATGTCGGGACATTTACAGCGAGGAGCACTCTTGCTAAGAAAAATAAGGACAGCACCGCTGCGGGCCTCAACTACCAGAGCTTTTTTGAAAGGTTTAAGGCGGTCAATGATACGGAGTATTTTCTTGACCGGATCAATTTGGACAATCTTCAGCCAGATCTTTTTATACCGTTTAAAGAGCTTACCTCTTTAAAGAATCAGATAGTGTTCCACTTTAATGGTGCAAAGGAGATAGTTGAACCAATAGCCCCGCCTATTGTCAAAAGGCTCCCAGGCGAAGAGATCAAGCCTGTGTTGTCAGTAT
Encoded proteins:
- a CDS encoding U32 family peptidase, whose product is MRRKIELLAPGGDIDSIKAAIVAGANAIYCGLDKFNARNRAENITINELSGIVRAAHSNGCEVFVTLNIIIVESEIPALISILNRLINTRIDGVIVQDLGMFYLLSEYFPGLTIHASTQLTTHNEGQIKFLAKLNAARVNLCRELSLKEIKALTQVAHENSMLTEVFVHGANCLSFSGLCYLSSVHGGNSGNRGRCSQPCRDQYETTPEGKDFPLNLKDNSAYFDLKELSEAGVDSVKIEGRIKKFHYVHTVVNAWRKQLDRLYAKEALSDDNSDLHKVFNRDFSNAFLMGDINRSMFIDNPRDNSALHRAQGFGGCTAENIQRAKRELYDLKTEIITTVRKKIAQVDIGKAPLALLVSGESGSPLQVEVITPDCSFMVFSACNLENVGTFTARSTLAKKNKDSTAAGLNYQSFFERFKAVNDTEYFLDRINLDNLQPDLFIPFKELTSLKNQIVFHFNGAKEIVEPIAPPIVKRLPGEEIKPVLSVLIASREDLPFCRATQADIYYQLPNSFTNQSSELLDIFRDDTVIPWFPSVLIGEDYRAAVEFLHLVQPKQIVTNNTGIAYEAWRKGFSWIAGPHLNLVNSFSLLCLKEKFNCYGAFVSNEINRDQIKRIKKPADFKLYYSIYHPLLLLTSRQCLFHQVVGCKKSKIDDSCILDCEKSVPITNVKKIPLIIEKSMGNLHSIYNEADFLNTDIVSDLPNRFSSFFIDLRGIKTGTKRELDKSKLIMLFERHINGDSKALDEIRKGIHPTTSSQYEKGI